The following coding sequences lie in one Micromonospora sp. R77 genomic window:
- a CDS encoding histidine phosphatase family protein, with protein sequence MTDGRTQERTLVLLRHAKAEQSPGTPDAERRLTARGHADAAAAGAWLARHALLPDVVLCSAARRTRQTWHGVALGMTGSPPEGGPAGSSPLVRYEPAAYEASPEQLLELVRSVSPTVGTVLLVAHNPGISLLSALLDPDRADQDGLRTTDLVVHRPTNPWSELTHAPITTRHTARG encoded by the coding sequence ATGACGGACGGCAGGACCCAGGAGCGGACACTGGTGCTGCTCCGGCACGCCAAGGCCGAACAGTCCCCGGGCACCCCGGACGCGGAACGCCGGTTGACCGCCCGGGGGCACGCCGACGCCGCCGCGGCCGGCGCGTGGCTCGCCCGGCACGCACTCCTGCCCGACGTGGTGCTCTGCTCCGCCGCGCGGCGCACCCGGCAGACCTGGCACGGGGTGGCGCTGGGCATGACGGGATCCCCGCCGGAAGGAGGGCCGGCGGGGTCGTCACCGCTGGTGCGCTACGAGCCGGCCGCGTACGAGGCGAGCCCGGAACAGCTGCTGGAGCTGGTCCGGTCGGTGTCGCCGACGGTCGGGACGGTGCTGCTGGTGGCCCACAACCCGGGCATCTCGCTGCTCTCCGCGCTGTTGGACCCGGACCGGGCCGACCAGGACGGCCTGCGCACCACCGACCTGGTGGTGCACCGCCCGACCAACCCCTGGTCCGAACTCACCCACGCCCCCATCACCACCCGCCACACCGCACGCGGCTGA
- a CDS encoding DUF6458 family protein, with translation MGIGASIFMIALGAIFAFAVNANLGWLDLHVVGWVLMLVGLVGLALTLYFWNTRRRVVAAPVRQRVVADPTVPVQDGRVVREEYREVRRPGYPA, from the coding sequence ATGGGCATCGGTGCCAGCATCTTTATGATCGCACTGGGTGCGATCTTCGCGTTCGCCGTCAACGCCAACCTGGGGTGGCTCGACCTGCACGTCGTCGGCTGGGTGCTGATGCTGGTCGGCCTCGTCGGTCTGGCCCTGACCCTCTACTTCTGGAACACCCGTCGCCGCGTGGTGGCCGCGCCGGTGCGGCAGCGCGTCGTCGCCGACCCGACCGTGCCGGTGCAGGACGGCCGGGTCGTGCGCGAGGAGTACCGCGAGGTGCGCCGCCCGGGTTACCCGGCCTGA
- a CDS encoding hemolysin III family protein, producing the protein MTTSAPLRLKPVDIGKPRMRGWLHTYAFFVAVVCGIVLCSIAASRPGWAPLVSCLVYSLTVCGLFGTSALYHRRVWSERGYQIMRRMDHSMIFVFIAGTYTPFCALLLDTRHATVMLSLVWGGALAGVAVKLIWPHAPRWVSAPLYLALGWVAVTMLPEILHSGGVTALVLLSVGGVIYSVGAVFYALRRPNPWPTVFGHHEFFHACTLLAAICHHVAIYFALFA; encoded by the coding sequence GTGACTACCTCCGCACCGCTTCGGCTCAAGCCGGTCGACATCGGTAAACCCCGGATGCGCGGCTGGCTGCACACGTACGCGTTCTTCGTCGCGGTCGTCTGCGGCATCGTCCTCTGCTCGATCGCGGCCAGCCGGCCCGGCTGGGCGCCCCTGGTCAGCTGCCTCGTCTACAGCCTGACCGTGTGCGGGCTCTTCGGCACCAGCGCCCTCTACCACCGGCGGGTCTGGTCCGAGCGCGGCTACCAGATCATGCGCCGGATGGACCACTCGATGATCTTCGTGTTCATCGCCGGCACGTACACGCCGTTCTGCGCCCTGCTGCTGGACACCCGGCACGCCACCGTCATGCTCAGCCTGGTCTGGGGCGGGGCGCTGGCCGGCGTGGCGGTCAAGCTGATCTGGCCGCACGCGCCGCGCTGGGTCTCCGCGCCGCTCTACCTGGCCCTCGGCTGGGTCGCCGTGACGATGCTGCCCGAGATCCTGCACTCCGGCGGGGTCACCGCGCTGGTGCTGCTGAGCGTCGGCGGCGTGATCTACAGCGTGGGCGCGGTCTTCTACGCACTGCGCCGGCCCAACCCGTGGCCCACCGTCTTCGGGCACCACGAGTTCTTCCACGCCTGCACCCTGCTGGCCGCGATCTGCCACCACGTCGCCATCTACTTCGCGCTCTTCGCCTGA
- a CDS encoding allophanate hydrolase subunit 1, with amino-acid sequence MRIRPVGAHALLLDCEDPDQVQAWRAELWHRRDAGELTAVEIVPAAATVLLDGVPDPAATAALIAGWTPRPTTTTAATDQVEVPTVYDGEDLPVVARHWGVDVTEVVRRLRRTEFRVAFCGFAPGFAYLTGLPAGLAVPRLATPRPRVPAGSVALAGPYAGIYPSASPGGWLLVGRTDLVLFDVHADPPARLTPGTRVRLVARS; translated from the coding sequence ATGCGGATCCGACCCGTCGGCGCACACGCCCTGCTGCTCGACTGCGAAGACCCCGACCAGGTGCAGGCGTGGCGGGCCGAGCTGTGGCACCGCCGCGACGCGGGCGAGCTGACCGCCGTCGAGATCGTCCCGGCCGCCGCCACCGTCCTGCTCGACGGCGTACCCGACCCGGCGGCGACCGCCGCGCTCATCGCCGGTTGGACGCCACGCCCGACGACCACCACGGCCGCCACCGACCAGGTCGAGGTCCCCACGGTGTACGACGGGGAGGACCTGCCCGTCGTCGCCCGCCACTGGGGCGTCGACGTGACCGAGGTGGTGCGGCGGCTGCGACGGACCGAGTTCCGGGTGGCGTTCTGCGGGTTCGCGCCCGGCTTTGCGTACCTGACCGGGCTGCCGGCCGGGCTGGCCGTGCCCCGGCTGGCCACCCCCCGCCCCCGGGTGCCGGCCGGGTCGGTGGCGCTCGCCGGCCCGTACGCCGGGATCTATCCCAGCGCGTCCCCCGGCGGCTGGCTGCTGGTCGGCCGGACCGACCTGGTCCTGTTCGACGTGCACGCGGACCCGCCGGCCCGGCTCACCCCCGGCACCCGGGTCCGCCTGGTCGCCCGCTCATGA
- a CDS encoding biotin-dependent carboxyltransferase family protein, translating to MIEVLRAGALTTVQDQGRPGYAHLGVPRSGALDPAALRLANRLVGNPENAAGLEITLTGCELRFTRATTVALTGAPADLRIRYAPTGGTRDGRPGAGAERAADVGRVLALPAGAVLRVGPARAGVRTWLAVSGGIAVPPVLGSRSTDTLAGLGPARLRDGDRLPLGPALGPPAPVDEVVLPAVPAELRLTLRPGPRHDWFAPAALELLCGTAYTVSPVSNRVGARLTGAALPRAVAGELPSEGLVLGAVQVPADGQPLVFLADHPTTGGYPVIGVVADVTGLAQARPGTTVRFHGPQR from the coding sequence ATGATCGAAGTGCTCCGGGCCGGTGCGCTCACCACCGTGCAGGACCAGGGCCGACCCGGGTACGCCCACCTCGGCGTGCCCCGCTCCGGCGCGCTCGACCCGGCGGCACTGCGGCTGGCCAACCGGCTCGTCGGCAACCCGGAGAACGCCGCCGGCCTGGAGATCACCCTCACCGGCTGCGAGCTGCGGTTCACCCGGGCCACCACCGTCGCCCTCACCGGCGCGCCCGCCGACCTCCGGATCCGGTACGCACCGACCGGCGGAACCCGCGACGGGCGGCCCGGTGCCGGGGCGGAGCGCGCGGCGGACGTGGGACGGGTCCTCGCGCTCCCCGCCGGGGCGGTGCTGCGGGTCGGGCCGGCCCGCGCCGGGGTGCGTACCTGGCTGGCGGTCTCCGGCGGGATCGCCGTACCGCCGGTGCTGGGCAGCAGGTCCACCGACACCCTCGCCGGCCTCGGGCCGGCCCGGCTGCGCGACGGCGACCGGCTGCCGCTCGGCCCGGCCCTCGGGCCACCCGCGCCCGTCGACGAGGTGGTGCTGCCGGCCGTCCCCGCCGAGCTGCGGCTCACCCTCCGCCCCGGCCCCCGCCACGACTGGTTCGCCCCGGCCGCGCTGGAGTTGCTGTGCGGCACCGCGTACACGGTCAGTCCGGTGAGCAACCGGGTCGGCGCGCGACTGACCGGCGCGGCCCTGCCCCGCGCGGTCGCCGGGGAACTGCCCAGCGAGGGACTGGTGCTCGGTGCGGTGCAGGTGCCGGCCGACGGGCAGCCGCTGGTCTTCCTCGCCGACCACCCCACCACCGGCGGCTACCCCGTCATCGGGGTGGTGGCCGACGTGACCGGGCTCGCGCAGGCCCGCCCAGGGACTACGGTGAGGTTCCATGGACCTCAACGCTGA